From Helicoverpa armigera isolate CAAS_96S chromosome 17, ASM3070526v1, whole genome shotgun sequence, one genomic window encodes:
- the LOC110381977 gene encoding pro-resilin, with amino-acid sequence MKAFVACIALALVACASGEAPGGYNYNRPSGGGHGGFSGGLSGGGGYQAVSTGYQTSEGQNVDPQLLEQIRSILLREEASSGGGSIGGGHGGHGGGAPSSSYGVPSSSYGAPSTSYGVPSARVVGVVLEGVRQAIQVAQYEQQSSSGGGYPAAIPSGSYGAPY; translated from the exons ATGAAAGCCTTCGTAGCG TGCATAGCCCTCGCGTTGGTGGCGTGTGCCAGCGGTGAAGCCCCGGGCGGCTACAACTACAACCGGCCATCCGGCGGCGGACACGGCGGTTTCTCCGGCGGActcagcggcggcggcggctacCAGGCCGTCTCCACCGGCTACCAGACCTCCGAGGGACAGAACGTCGACCCCCAACTCCTTGAGCAAATCCGCTCCATCCTCCTCAGAGAAGAGGCCTCCTCCGGTGGTGGTTCCATCGGTGGCGGTCACGGAGGACACGGAGGCGGTGCCCCCTCCTCATCCTACGGAGTGCCCTCATCTTCCTACGGAGCCCCATCCACCAGCTACGGCGTCCCATCTGCCCGCGTCGTCGGAGTCGTGCTTGAGGGAGTCCGCCAGGCCATCCAGGTCGCGCAATACGAGCAGCAGTCATCCTCCGGCGGCGGCTACCCCGCGGCCATCCCCTCCGGCAGCTACGGCGCTCCTtactaa